GCGAGGATGACCACGACGAGAAACGCGGATACTCCGACTGTACCTAAAACGACCTTGGTTGCCGTGCTCATACGTATCGCTCCGACGGCCGCCTTCTTAAAATCACCTCGTTCGATCGGCTCCACCAGACACTCTTAAAAGGTGTCCGACCGAAGACGTGTAGTATGCGAGTGCGTGACGCGGTCGAAGCAGACGCCGACGCGATGGCGACGTTGGCCGATCAGCCGGCGGACGTGATGCGGAACCTCGTTCACGACAGGACCGTCCGCGTCGCAGTCGATAAACCGGAAGAAAACGACGAATCGGAAGAAAACGACGAATCGGAAGAAAACGACGAATCCGAAGCGACGAGCGACGAATCCGAAGCGACGAGCAACGAAACCGATCACCCGTTACGTGCGATGGTTTCGTTCGACGCGGCTCAGGAGACAGTTCACGTCACCCAGTTTGCCGGAGATCTCGAGGCAGTCGAACGACTCCTGGAGGAACCGATCAGGTTCGCACGTAGCGAGGGGATGACCGTCGAGGCAATCGTCGCTGTCGGCGACGAAACGGGCAAAGCTGCAGTGGAAACCAAGGGGTTCAGCCGGGCGGGAGATGGACCTCGGTTCGACGGGGAACCGACGGTTCGGTACCGCCTGGAGGAATGATTCGGAGCCCCGTTCTCTTCACTGGCCGAGAATTGCCCGCACTGCGAACAGTGCGTTCTCCTTGCGTTCCCGCAGCCGGCGATAGAAGTAGGAGATCCACCTGTTTCCGTACGGGGCGTACTGCCAGACTTCGTATCCCTGGGCGGCGAGATCCCGCTGGGCGTCCTCGCGAACTCCCATCAGCATCTGGACTTCGAACTCCGTGCCGTGTTCGTCGTGGAGCCGTTTTGCATACGAGATCATCTCCGGATCGTGGCTCCCGATGCCGACACCGCGCTCGCGGTTCTCGAAGCAGTAACGAATCAACTCCTTGTACGCCTCGTTAACCCGCTGTTTTCCCTTATAAGATATCTCGGGATCCTCGTTGTACGCTCCTTTCACCAGGCGAAGTCGACCGGGTCGATCGACGATGCGTTCCATGTCGTCCATCGTCCGTTTGAGGTTCGCCTGGACGCACAGCCCAACGCCCCACGGATGGATGTCCATCGCCTCGTCGAACGCGTCCAGGGTCGCATCCGTGGTTGTCGCGTCCTCCATGTCACACCACACGAAGACGTCGTGTTCGGCGCCGGCCTCGACGATCCGGTGGTAGTTCTCCGTGAACACGT
The Halalkaliarchaeum desulfuricum DNA segment above includes these coding regions:
- a CDS encoding adenosine deaminase: MSTATKVVLGTVGVSAFLVVVILAMYAFG
- a CDS encoding proline dehydrogenase family protein — encoded protein: MLPPIAGRFVAGETPAAAFEHTRQMNDDGVGVILNLLGEHYDDPEPVEEDTQTYLDLVEDIAGTEMDACVSVKPSQLGLDLGDDVFTENYHRIVEAGAEHDVFVWCDMEDATTTDATLDAFDEAMDIHPWGVGLCVQANLKRTMDDMERIVDRPGRLRLVKGAYNEDPEISYKGKQRVNEAYKELIRYCFENRERGVGIGSHDPEMISYAKRLHDEHGTEFEVQMLMGVREDAQRDLAAQGYEVWQYAPYGNRWISYFYRRLRERKENALFAVRAILGQ